A stretch of Haemophilus influenzae DNA encodes these proteins:
- the dld gene encoding D-lactate dehydrogenase, protein MSVQQLISRLTDIVGSRYIITDPTKTEAYRSGYRFGTGNALAVVRPATLLEFWNIVKVCVEHDVIVINQAANTGLTGGSTPDGNDYDRDIVVINTMRIDGIQLINNASQVICLPGSTLNELENQLKPFGREPHSVIGSSCIGASVIGGICNNSGGALVQRGPAYTEMALYAQLNEKGELELKNHLGIDLGETPEEILTNLQEKRYQVKDIRQDCGHGHDHYYCNYVRQVDEGSPARFNADPARHYEASGCAGKLAVFAVRLDTFPLEKETAVFYIGTNQTSVLSDIRRHMLVNFEVLPISGEYIHRDAFDIAAKYGKDTFWVIKKFGTHWLPKLFSLKSNVDRIGKKFFFLPQHLSDKLMQTVSKFIPEHLPQSLWDYRNKYEHHLIIKMGGKGIQEAREYLESYIADGSKGGYFECNAIETQAAMLHRFAVASAAIRYRAIHEKEVEEIVALDVALRRNDQDWFEVLPPEIDNRIISKLYYGHFMCHVFHQDYIVKKGYDYEELEYEMLKLLDKRGVQYPAEHNVGHLYEAKPTLRKFYKELDPTNSFNPGIGKTTRKKYWAE, encoded by the coding sequence ATGTCTGTTCAACAACTCATTTCACGACTGACCGATATTGTTGGATCTCGTTATATTATTACTGATCCAACTAAAACAGAAGCTTATCGAAGTGGTTATCGATTTGGAACAGGAAACGCCCTAGCTGTTGTTCGCCCTGCCACTCTACTTGAGTTTTGGAACATTGTAAAAGTTTGCGTTGAACATGATGTTATTGTTATAAACCAAGCGGCGAATACAGGTTTAACTGGTGGCTCTACACCAGATGGCAATGATTATGATCGCGATATTGTCGTCATCAATACAATGCGAATTGACGGAATCCAACTCATCAATAACGCTTCCCAAGTTATTTGCTTACCAGGCTCTACACTCAATGAATTAGAAAATCAACTTAAACCGTTTGGTCGTGAACCCCACTCTGTTATTGGCTCATCTTGCATTGGCGCATCAGTTATTGGTGGGATTTGTAACAACTCAGGTGGAGCATTAGTTCAACGTGGACCAGCCTATACAGAAATGGCACTTTACGCTCAACTTAATGAAAAAGGTGAATTAGAACTAAAAAATCATTTAGGCATTGATTTAGGAGAAACTCCTGAAGAAATTTTAACTAATCTACAAGAAAAACGTTATCAGGTTAAAGATATTCGACAAGATTGCGGACATGGTCACGACCATTACTACTGCAACTATGTTCGTCAAGTTGATGAAGGCTCCCCTGCTCGTTTTAATGCCGACCCAGCTCGCCACTATGAAGCCTCAGGCTGTGCAGGAAAACTTGCTGTCTTTGCGGTTCGTTTAGACACCTTTCCGCTTGAAAAAGAGACGGCTGTTTTCTATATCGGCACCAATCAAACTTCTGTGTTGAGCGATATTCGTCGCCACATGTTAGTAAACTTCGAAGTGCTACCCATTTCAGGTGAATATATCCATCGTGATGCATTTGACATCGCAGCAAAATATGGCAAAGATACCTTTTGGGTCATTAAAAAGTTTGGTACACATTGGCTACCAAAACTCTTTTCCTTAAAATCAAACGTGGATCGCATCGGCAAAAAATTCTTCTTTTTACCACAACATTTAAGCGATAAACTTATGCAAACTGTGTCTAAATTCATCCCAGAACATCTTCCACAAAGCTTATGGGATTATCGCAACAAATACGAGCATCACTTAATTATCAAAATGGGTGGAAAAGGCATTCAAGAAGCCCGTGAATATTTGGAATCCTACATTGCAGATGGCTCAAAAGGTGGCTATTTTGAATGTAATGCAATCGAAACCCAAGCAGCAATGCTTCATCGTTTCGCTGTTGCAAGTGCTGCAATTCGTTATCGTGCAATTCACGAAAAAGAAGTAGAAGAAATAGTTGCTTTAGATGTTGCATTACGTCGCAATGATCAAGATTGGTTTGAAGTGTTACCGCCAGAAATTGATAACAGAATTATCTCTAAACTTTACTACGGACATTTTATGTGCCATGTCTTTCACCAAGATTACATTGTAAAAAAAGGTTATGATTATGAAGAACTAGAATACGAAATGTTGAAATTACTTGACAAGCGTGGTGTGCAATACCCAGCCGAACACAATGTAGGGCATTTATACGAGGCTAAACCAACCTTGAGAAAATTCTATAAAGAGTTGGATCCAACCAATAGCTTTAATCCAGGTATTGGTAAAACGACGAGGAAAAAATACTGGGCGGAATAA
- the pdxT gene encoding pyridoxal 5'-phosphate synthase glutaminase subunit PdxT codes for MKIGILALQGAFAEHARMLEKLGIESVELRNLKNFQQHYSDLSGLILPGGESTAIGKLLRELYMLEPIKQAISSGFPVFGTCAGLILLAKEITSQKESHFGTMDIVVERNAYGRQLGSFYTEADCKGVGKIPMTFIRGPIISSVGKKVNILATVNNKIVAAQEKNMLVTSFHPELTNNLSLHKYFIDICKVA; via the coding sequence ATGAAAATCGGAATATTAGCTCTACAAGGTGCCTTTGCGGAACATGCACGAATGCTAGAAAAATTAGGAATTGAAAGTGTCGAACTGAGAAATTTAAAAAATTTTCAACAACATTACAGTGATTTATCAGGTTTGATTCTACCTGGCGGTGAGTCCACCGCCATAGGAAAACTTTTAAGAGAGCTGTATATGCTGGAACCGATAAAACAAGCTATCTCTTCTGGCTTTCCTGTCTTTGGAACTTGTGCTGGTTTGATTCTGTTGGCTAAAGAGATTACTTCTCAGAAAGAGAGTCATTTTGGAACAATGGACATTGTGGTTGAGAGGAATGCCTATGGACGCCAATTGGGAAGTTTCTATACAGAAGCAGATTGCAAAGGGGTTGGTAAAATTCCTATGACTTTTATCAGAGGACCTATCATCAGTAGTGTTGGTAAAAAAGTCAATATTCTTGCAACGGTAAATAATAAAATCGTTGCAGCCCAAGAAAAGAATATGCTGGTAACATCATTTCATCCTGAATTAACAAATAACTTGAGTTTGCATAAGTACTTTATCGATATATGTAAAGTAGCATAA
- the pdxS gene encoding pyridoxal 5'-phosphate synthase lyase subunit PdxS, protein MAENRYELNKNLAQMLKGGVIMDVQNPEQARIAEAAGAAAVMALERIPADIRAVGGVSRMSDPKMIKEIQGAVSIPVMAKVRIGHFVEAQILEAIEIDYIDESEVLSPADNRFHVDKKEFQVPFVCGAKDLGEALRRIAEGASMIRTKGEPGTGDIVQAVRHMRMMSQEIRRIQNLREDELYVAAKDLQVPVELVQYVHKHGKLPVVNFAAGGIATPADAALMMQLGAEGVFVGSGIFKSGDPIKRASAIVKAVTNYRNPQILAQISEDLGEAMVGINENEIQILMAERGK, encoded by the coding sequence ATGGCTGAAAATCGTTATGAACTAAATAAAAACTTAGCACAGATGCTCAAAGGTGGTGTTATCATGGATGTTCAAAACCCTGAACAAGCTCGCATTGCAGAAGCTGCTGGTGCAGCTGCAGTGATGGCTTTGGAACGAATTCCTGCAGATATTCGTGCTGTTGGAGGTGTCTCTCGAATGAGCGATCCTAAGATGATCAAGGAAATCCAAGGAGCAGTTAGCATTCCAGTTATGGCAAAAGTTAGAATTGGACATTTCGTTGAGGCTCAGATTTTGGAAGCTATTGAAATTGACTATATCGATGAGAGTGAAGTGCTTTCTCCAGCTGACAACCGTTTCCATGTGGACAAGAAAGAATTCCAAGTACCTTTTGTATGTGGTGCCAAGGATTTGGGCGAGGCCTTGCGTCGTATCGCTGAAGGGGCTTCAATGATTCGTACAAAAGGAGAACCAGGAACAGGAGATATCGTCCAAGCTGTTCGCCATATGCGCATGATGAGTCAAGAAATTCGTCGCATTCAAAATTTACGTGAGGACGAGCTCTATGTTGCGGCCAAAGATTTACAAGTTCCTGTAGAATTGGTTCAATACGTCCATAAGCATGGGAAATTGCCAGTTGTCAACTTCGCAGCTGGAGGAATTGCAACTCCAGCAGATGCGGCCTTGATGATGCAACTTGGCGCAGAGGGTGTCTTTGTTGGTTCAGGTATTTTTAAGTCAGGAGATCCTATAAAACGTGCTAGCGCTATTGTCAAAGCTGTAACTAACTATCGAAATCCACAAATCCTAGCACAAATCTCCGAAGATTTAGGTGAAGCCATGGTTGGTATCAATGAAAATGAAATCCAAATTCTCATGGCTGAGCGAGGAAAATAA
- the cmk gene encoding (d)CMP kinase, protein MGMIITVDGPSGAGKGTLCYALAEKLGYALLDSGAIYRVTALAALQRKTDLTNETDLAELARHLDIQFIPQNGEVNILLAGMDVSRLIRTQEVADAASKVAVFQKVRSALLQLQQDFAKNDGLIADGRDMGTVVFPNAQVKLFLDASAEERAKRRYKQLQNKGINGNFAQILAEIKERDLRDRNREVAPLKPADDALLLDSTALSINEVIDQALSYIQEKVSV, encoded by the coding sequence ATGGGAATGATTATTACTGTTGATGGGCCTAGTGGTGCTGGGAAAGGGACGCTTTGTTACGCGTTGGCTGAAAAGTTGGGCTATGCACTGTTGGATAGTGGGGCGATTTATCGCGTTACTGCATTGGCAGCGTTGCAACGTAAAACTGATCTAACAAATGAAACAGATTTAGCAGAATTAGCACGTCATTTAGATATTCAATTTATTCCTCAAAATGGCGAGGTAAACATTTTGCTTGCAGGAATGGATGTGAGCCGTTTAATTCGCACGCAAGAAGTGGCAGATGCTGCGTCAAAAGTAGCAGTTTTTCAAAAAGTGCGGTCAGCTTTATTACAACTTCAGCAAGATTTTGCGAAAAATGATGGATTAATTGCGGATGGTAGAGATATGGGAACAGTTGTATTCCCAAATGCACAAGTAAAATTATTTTTAGATGCAAGTGCTGAAGAACGTGCAAAAAGACGCTATAAACAGTTGCAAAATAAAGGAATAAATGGTAACTTTGCACAGATTTTAGCCGAGATAAAAGAGCGTGATCTTCGTGATAGAAATCGTGAAGTTGCGCCGCTAAAACCAGCGGATGATGCTTTATTATTGGATAGCACAGCCTTGAGTATCAATGAAGTGATCGATCAGGCGTTGTCTTATATTCAAGAAAAGGTATCAGTTTAG
- the rpsA gene encoding 30S ribosomal protein S1 has translation MSESFAQLFEESLKGLETRQGSIVSGTVVAIQKGFVLVDAGLKSESAIPVAEFLNAQGELEIQVGDTVNVALDAVEDGFGETKLSREKAVRHESWIELEKAYEEKATVIGLINGKVKGGFTVELNGVRAFLPGSLVDTRPAREADHLLGKELEFKVIKLDQKRNNVVVSRRAVIESENSQEREQVLENLVEGSEVKGIVKNLTEYGAFVDLGGVDGLLHITDMAWKRVKHPSEIVNVGDEVTVKVLKFDKDRTRVSLGLKQLGQDPWAAIAENHPVNSKLTGKVTNLTDYGCFVEILDGVEGLVHVSEMDWTNKNIHPSKVVSLGDTVEVMVLEIDEERRRISLGLKQCKANPWTQFADTHNKGDKVTGKIKSITDFGIFIGLEGGIDGLVHLSDISWSISGEEAVRQYKKGDEVSAVVLAVDAVKERISLGIKQLEEDPFNNFVAINKKGAVVSATVVEADAKGAKVELAGGVEGYIRSADLTSEVAIGDVVEAKYTGVDRKSRIVHLSVKAKDQAEEAAAVASVNNKQEDIVIPNAMAEAFKAAKGE, from the coding sequence ATGTCAGAATCTTTTGCTCAACTTTTTGAAGAATCATTAAAAGGCCTTGAAACTCGTCAAGGTTCAATCGTTAGCGGTACTGTAGTAGCTATCCAAAAAGGCTTTGTGCTTGTTGATGCAGGTTTAAAATCTGAGTCTGCAATTCCAGTTGCTGAATTTTTAAATGCACAAGGCGAACTTGAAATCCAAGTTGGCGATACTGTAAATGTTGCTTTAGATGCAGTTGAAGATGGTTTCGGCGAAACTAAACTTTCTCGTGAGAAAGCTGTTCGTCACGAATCTTGGATTGAATTAGAAAAAGCTTACGAAGAAAAAGCGACCGTTATCGGTTTAATCAACGGCAAAGTGAAAGGTGGCTTCACAGTTGAGTTAAACGGTGTTCGTGCATTCTTACCAGGTTCTTTAGTTGATACTCGTCCAGCGCGTGAAGCAGATCACTTACTTGGTAAAGAATTAGAATTCAAAGTAATCAAATTAGATCAAAAACGTAACAACGTTGTTGTTTCTCGTCGTGCAGTAATTGAATCTGAAAACAGCCAAGAACGTGAACAAGTATTAGAAAATCTTGTTGAAGGTTCAGAAGTTAAAGGTATCGTTAAAAACTTAACTGAGTACGGTGCATTCGTTGATCTTGGTGGTGTTGATGGTTTATTACACATCACAGATATGGCTTGGAAACGTGTTAAACACCCAAGTGAAATCGTAAATGTTGGCGATGAAGTAACTGTTAAAGTATTAAAATTCGATAAAGATCGTACTCGCGTATCTTTAGGCTTAAAACAATTAGGTCAAGATCCTTGGGCTGCAATTGCTGAAAATCATCCAGTAAACAGCAAATTAACAGGTAAAGTAACTAACTTAACTGACTATGGCTGTTTCGTTGAAATCTTAGATGGCGTTGAAGGTTTAGTTCACGTTTCTGAAATGGATTGGACTAATAAAAATATCCACCCATCTAAAGTGGTTAGCTTAGGCGATACTGTAGAAGTAATGGTATTAGAAATTGATGAAGAACGTCGTCGTATTTCTTTAGGCTTAAAACAATGTAAAGCTAACCCTTGGACTCAATTTGCTGATACTCACAACAAAGGCGATAAAGTAACGGGTAAAATCAAGTCTATCACTGATTTCGGTATCTTCATCGGTCTTGAAGGTGGTATCGATGGTTTAGTTCACTTATCTGATATTTCTTGGAGTATTTCAGGCGAAGAAGCTGTTCGTCAATACAAAAAAGGTGACGAAGTGTCAGCTGTTGTATTAGCTGTTGATGCAGTAAAAGAACGTATCTCTTTAGGTATTAAACAACTTGAAGAAGATCCATTCAATAACTTTGTTGCAATCAACAAAAAAGGTGCGGTAGTATCTGCAACTGTTGTTGAAGCAGATGCTAAAGGTGCTAAAGTTGAATTAGCAGGTGGTGTTGAAGGTTATATCCGTTCTGCTGATTTAACAAGTGAAGTAGCTATTGGCGATGTGGTTGAAGCGAAATACACTGGAGTAGATCGTAAATCTCGCATTGTTCACTTATCAGTGAAAGCAAAAGATCAAGCTGAAGAAGCTGCGGCAGTTGCAAGTGTAAATAACAAACAAGAAGATATTGTTATTCCAAATGCAATGGCTGAAGCATTTAAAGCAGCTAAAGGTGAATAA
- a CDS encoding integration host factor subunit beta yields MTKSELMEKLSAKQPTLSAKEIENMVKDILEFISQSLENGDRVEVRGFGSFSLHHRQPRLGRNPKTGDSVNLSAKSVPYFKAGKELKARVDVQA; encoded by the coding sequence ATGACTAAGTCAGAACTTATGGAAAAATTGTCAGCAAAACAGCCAACTTTATCTGCAAAAGAAATTGAAAATATGGTAAAAGATATTTTAGAGTTTATTTCTCAATCTCTTGAAAATGGTGATCGTGTTGAAGTTCGAGGTTTTGGTAGCTTTTCTTTACATCATCGGCAACCACGTTTGGGAAGAAATCCGAAAACAGGCGATTCAGTAAACTTATCAGCTAAGTCTGTTCCATATTTTAAAGCGGGTAAAGAATTAAAAGCTAGAGTGGATGTTCAGGCTTAA
- a CDS encoding LapA family protein, translating to MIKYILGIVIFIAIVLVAITIGANNDQIITFNYIVAESQFQLSSLVAILFGLGLILGWLITAFFYIKLKLKNMALARQVKRQTLQINELTTTRDKVA from the coding sequence ATGATTAAATATATTTTAGGCATTGTGATCTTTATTGCGATTGTGTTAGTTGCAATTACCATTGGTGCGAATAACGATCAGATTATTACATTTAATTATATTGTGGCAGAAAGTCAGTTTCAGCTTTCAAGCCTCGTTGCAATTTTATTTGGGTTAGGTTTAATTCTTGGTTGGTTAATTACTGCTTTTTTCTATATTAAGTTAAAATTAAAAAATATGGCACTAGCTCGTCAAGTGAAACGTCAGACTTTACAAATCAATGAATTGACGACTACGCGCGATAAGGTCGCTTAA